The genomic interval CGCAAACGCATTAACTATATTCTCTTCAATGAATCCCATTGTGCATATATATGGTAAATCGGGGTCTTCTAATTTTTAAGTTACTATTGGAGTTATATATTCTCTGTATACTACAATTGTTGTACATAAGAAAATGAGATAAAAATTATGGAATTCTGGCAGTGTATATGAATTGCTGTAATTTCAAAAGTCATGCACAACTCTAACCTATATCTACGTAATAAACGATAAAAACCACAAAATATTGCATAAATTTAAAGTTTCCGTGAAAATATTAATAATGTAAAAGCTAATCCCAAGTATATGGTTACAGTATCAATTGATATAGGTGGGACCTTCACTGATATTATTGTAATAGATGAGGAAATACACTATTATAAAGTTCCAACAACGCCTGCCAACCCTGAACAGGCCGTCATGGACGGATTAAGCAAATATCTTAATAAAAATATTGATGAGTTTGTACATGCAACAACAATCGCAACAAACTCATTGCTGGGGCAGTATGGCCTTGAATTGCCAAAAACTGCACTTCTTACCACAAAGGGTTTTAAGGATGTAATAGAGATAGGAAGGCAGAACAGGCCTGAGCTTTATAATCTTGATTTTCACAGGCCCAGATCACTTATACCATCAAAATTGCGCTATGAGTTAGATGAACGTACCGATGTTAATGGGCATATAATTAAAAAGGCTGAAACATCTGATCTTGAATCCATAAAAACATCTATGGCTAAGAATAACGTAAAATCCCTTGCAATATGCTTTTTGCATTCCTATTTAAGGCCTGAAAATGAAATGAATATTAAGAATTATTTATCAAAATACTTTGATAATATTTCCATATCATACGATGTTTCACCCGAACCCAGGGAATATGAAAGGACATCAACTACAGTTGTTAATGCCGTCCTTATGCCTGTGGTTTCGGGCTATCTAAAAAGATTGAAGTCTGTACTGGATAAATTCGGTTCGCCGGAAATCAATATGATGTCCAATGCAGGAGGCCTGGTTTCTGTTGATGAAGTTATTAAAAAGCCAGTCAACATAATAGAATCAGGACCAGCAGCGGGGGTAATTGCCGCCAGTGAATTTGCAAGCATTCTGGGCATTGACCATGTAATAAGTTTTGATATGGGTGGAACGACATCCAAGGCAGGTACAGTTATTAACTATAATGTGGACATCACCGCAGAATACGAGGTTGGCGGTTCTTCACACCACGGGCGTATAGTGAAAGGATCTGGCTATCCTGTGAGATTTCCATTTATAGACCTTTCAGAAGTATCGTCAGGTGGTGGCACAGTTATATGGAAAGATAAAACAGGCGCACTTAATATAGGGCCTATGAGCGCAGGATCGGAACCTGGGCCTGTTGCATATAACAGGGGTGGAAAAGAGCCTACACTTACAGATTCAAACCTTGTTATGGGCATTATAAATGATAAAATGTCAGGTTCTGACAAAATATTAAGGAAAGACTTGGCTTTAAAAGCACTCCAGAAGCTGGGTGATCCATATGAGGTGGCTGAATCAGCCATTAAGCTGGCAAACCTTGAAATGGCAAGGGCAATAAGGCTCGTTACCGTTGAAAGGGGGTTGGACCCAACTGAATTTACATTATTTGGCTTTGGCGGTGCGGGGCCGCAGGTTACCATGCCTGTTGCTGATGAGCTGGGAATCAAAAATGTTATAATACCTCCAGAGCCCGGTGTATTCAGTGCTCTCGGTCTGATGCTTGCAAATATAAAATATGAAGCCAGAATGTCATATCCTGAGGATCTGAAAGCCGGATTCAATGAACTGGAACAGAGGCTCATGTACCAGGTAAAAAACCCGGAATTTATAAAATATGCCGATTGCAGGTACGTTGGCCAGGGATCAGAGCTTACAATACCTGTTGAAATAGTAGACAGGGATGAGATCATCAAATCCTTTACCGATACCCATAACAGGACTTTTGGCTTTACACTGGATCGCCCGGTTGAAATACTTACTATCCGGGTTTTTGCAATAAAGAAAAGGGTAAAACCTGATATACACAGTGTAACAAATAAGGAACTGGCTCCGCAGAAGAGAAATGTATACATAAATGGCAAATGGGAAAACGTTGAGGTTTACCAGCGGAATGCATTGCCA from Ferroplasma acidiphilum carries:
- a CDS encoding hydantoinase/oxoprolinase family protein, with protein sequence MVTVSIDIGGTFTDIIVIDEEIHYYKVPTTPANPEQAVMDGLSKYLNKNIDEFVHATTIATNSLLGQYGLELPKTALLTTKGFKDVIEIGRQNRPELYNLDFHRPRSLIPSKLRYELDERTDVNGHIIKKAETSDLESIKTSMAKNNVKSLAICFLHSYLRPENEMNIKNYLSKYFDNISISYDVSPEPREYERTSTTVVNAVLMPVVSGYLKRLKSVLDKFGSPEINMMSNAGGLVSVDEVIKKPVNIIESGPAAGVIAASEFASILGIDHVISFDMGGTTSKAGTVINYNVDITAEYEVGGSSHHGRIVKGSGYPVRFPFIDLSEVSSGGGTVIWKDKTGALNIGPMSAGSEPGPVAYNRGGKEPTLTDSNLVMGIINDKMSGSDKILRKDLALKALQKLGDPYEVAESAIKLANLEMARAIRLVTVERGLDPTEFTLFGFGGAGPQVTMPVADELGIKNVIIPPEPGVFSALGLMLANIKYEARMSYPEDLKAGFNELEQRLMYQVKNPEFIKYADCRYVGQGSELTIPVEIVDRDEIIKSFTDTHNRTFGFTLDRPVEILTIRVFAIKKRVKPDIHSVTNKELAPQKRNVYINGKWENVEVYQRNALPVKKEIKGPSVIEEDGSSTFVPPGWTIFRGENDELRAVRL